The following proteins are co-located in the Calliphora vicina chromosome 2, idCalVici1.1, whole genome shotgun sequence genome:
- the CYLD gene encoding uncharacterized protein CYLD isoform X2, whose amino-acid sequence MDVEILSKYAVLMRNTKVRLHQSPDILIEDDGEKNNDEITVDAGALIKIFQSKTPSNSGQSSSGSKNLSTIQVLDLINKMPIFENLYECPQASLRRVDENLWPYIISIVDPEQRLRMLQDTNHCKWLVYLKINDFVSVSGEMFDRPGTNFDCIIRYIGPVTELHSVGYFFGLEILDLNSGYSPQSDKVTFATSYMQCDPLLSIFTTANWISQIPKEQQKTFSTRGIINGALEKLKSAIGPSSSLTGSVASNTSSLKRDKKAKKNKTPSAQFYDQTEDTTDSCTYNNNNNNNNNNSNNKMERSKKEPSNTAMTLNSEEFKQSIEIREKSLERRATTNTVQTQTQPQSGILKNKHKDQTKSTSIVPVSGPEIVVIHNTDIDESKRQEVIVFDKERHDVDLAEILGSDWPTTAGDAAVILNKQKLQNSNISGIAGGSSVGNNIGTTNKTNRNKSSNPLTHLAGNNAKKTNDSTSSNNKNIDNKKIQNAAYDPPEFLPAVLDSEFMQVPCLQEVPSTDLGMGSMVEVNVPESNKHLYGVIRWIGVPPGNKNILIGVELEDDCIDKQLLTTDGGYNGISLFKCPVGRGIFVTSEQCSIDRRFLGADGGAVGNGITEAADIKSKTTNGFHEEQQTFGFMECPVVPGAVAPIKCSSLNGLEELCGNFKGIQGHHNSCYLDVTLFSMFAFTPVFDAILYRPPEKDDISHYTEVQTVLREVIVNPLRKHMFVRADRVMELRQLLDKLSSVSGLTSEEKDPEEFLNCLLSQIMRAEPFLKFNSGQDAYYYQLFVEKDERLSFPSVQQLFEQSFYSSDIKLKEVPSCLIIQMPRFGKSFKMYPRILPSQVLDVTDIIDDSPRQCSVCGKLAEYECRDCFGVLQNGIGLESTSFCPKCLETVHMHAKRSNHKNRKLSVPQDFRVMADHMTVPRLYMELFAVVCIETSHYVTFVKAGSGPDAPWCFFDSMADRKGEQYGYNIPKMITVPDLPQWLSEDGARTVNETSSNDKMLPEHAKRLFCDAYMCMYQSTDVMMYR is encoded by the exons ATGGATGTTGAAATTCTATCCAAATATGCCGTTCTCATGCGCAACACCAAAGTGCGCCTTCATCAAAGTCCCGACATTCTGATCGAAGATGACGGCGAAAAGAATAACGATGAAATCACAGTCGATGCTGGTGcactaataaaaatatttcaatcgaAAACACCTTCAAACAGTGGCCAAAGTTCTAGTGGCTCGAAAAATTTGAGTACTATTCAAGTACTTGATCTGATCAATAAAATGCCCATCTTTGAAAACCTTTACGAGTGTCCCCAGGCCAGTTTGCGACGTGTTGACGAAAATCTTTGGCCTTATATTATCAGCATTGTGGATCCCGAACAGCGTTTACGCATGCTGCAAGATACAAATCATTGCAAGTGGCTGgtgtatttaaaaatcaatgaCTTTGTCAGTGTATCGGGTGAAATGTTCGATAGACCTGGTACAAATTTCGATTGTATAATTCGTTATATAGGACCAGTTACGGAACTTCATTCTGTTGGTTACTTTTTTGGCTTGGAAATATTG GATTTAAATAGTGGTTATTCACCTCAATCGGATAAAGTGACATTTGCCACTTCATACATGCAGTGTGATCCATTATTGTCCATATTCACCACAGCTAATTGGATTTCGCAAATACccaaagaacaacaaaaaacattttctactcGTGGCATAATAAATGGTGCACTAGAAAAGCTGAAGTCTGCCATTGGTCCTAGCAGTTCTTTAACGGGAAGTGTTGCCAGCAACACCTCATCACTGAAAAGGGATAAAAAagccaagaaaaataaaacaccaTCAGCCCAGTTTTATGATCAAACAGAGGACACCACTGATAGTTGCAcctacaataataacaataacaacaacaacaacaacagcaacaataaaatgGAACGCAGCAAAAAGGAACCATCAAATACTGCCATGACACTAAACAGTGAAGAGTTCAAACAGTCTATAGAAATTcgtgaaaaaagtttggaacgTCGAGCCACTACCAATACGGTACAGACCCAAACACAACCGCAAAGtggtatattaaaaaataaacacaaagaTCAAACAAAATCTACATCTATTGTACCGGTAAGTGGTCCCGAAATTGTGGTCATACATAATACTGACATAGATGAGTCGAAACGTCAAGAAGTTATTGTTTTTGATAAGGAACGCCACGATGTCGATTTAGCAGAAATACTTGGCAGTGACTGGCCAACAACGGCTGGTGATGCTGCAGTAATCTTGAATAAACAAAAGTTACAAAACTCCAATATCTCGGGCATTGCTGGTGGCAGTTCAGTGGGTAATAACATCGGtacaacaaataaaactaaTCGCAATAAATCATCTAATCCATTGACACATTTAGCTGGCAATAATGCAAAAAAGACAAATGATTCGACTTCTTCAAACAATAAGAATAtcgacaataaaaaaatacaaa ATGCAGCCTATGATCCGCCTGAATTTTTGCCCGCTGTTTTGGATAGTGAATTTATGCAAGTGCCATGCTTACAAGAGGTGCCCAGCACAGATTTAGGTATGGGCTCTATGGTCGAGGTCAATGTACCAGAGTCAAATAAACATTTGTACGGCGTTATACGTTGGATTGGCGTTCCACCTGGcaataagaatattttgattGGTGTGGAATTGGAAGATGACTGTATTGACAAACAACTTCTAACAACAGATGGCGGATATAATGGTATTTC aTTGTTTAAGTGCCCAGTTGGTCGGGGTATTTTTGTTACTAGCGAGCAGTGCTCTATTGACAGGCGATTTTTAGGGGCAGATGGTGGAGCTGTTGGCAATGGCATTACTGAAGCAGCTgatattaaatcaaaaactacAAATGGTTTTCATGAGGAACAGCAAACATTTGGTTTTATGGAATGTCCCGTTGTGCCGGGAGCAGTAGCACCTATCA aatGTTCCAGTTTGAATGGATTAGAAGAGCTATGCGGTAACTTTAAAGGCATACAAGGTCATCACAATTCATGTTATTTGGATGTCACTCTATTTTCCATGTTTGCTTTTACGCCAGTATTCGATGCAATTCTGTATAGACCTCCAGAAAAAGAT GACATTTCACACTATACCGAAGTGCAAACAGTTTTGCGAGAAGTAATTGTGAATCCTTTGCGCAAACATATGTTTGTTAGAGCTGATCGCGTAATGGAATTACGACAATTATTGGATAAACTGAGTTCAGTTAGTGGTTTGACGAGCGAAGAAAAAGATCCCGAAGAGTTTCTAAACTGTTTATTGTCACAGATCATGAGAGCAGAACCATTTCTTAAG TTTAATTCTGGCCAGGATGCCTACTATTACCAACTGTTTGTTGAGAAAGACGAACGTTTATCATTTCCCAGTGTCCAACAATTGTTCGAACAAAGTTTTTACTCATCTGATATTAAGCTGAAGGAAGTGCCTTCGTGTCTTATAATACAAATGCCTCGATTCGgtaaaagctttaaaatgtATCCGCGCATATTGCCCTCACAAGTATTGGATGTCACCGATATAATAGACGACT CGCCACGTCAATGTTCCGTTTGCGGCAAATTGGCTGAATATGAATGTCGTGATTGTTTTGGTGTGTTACAGAATGGTATTGGCTTAGAGAGTACATCATTTTGTCCCAAGTGCCTGGAAACTGTGCATATGCATGCTAAGAG ATCCAATCATAAAAATCGCAAATTATCTGTGCCACAAGATTTTCGTGTAATGGCCGATCATATGACCGTACCACGTTTGTATATGGAACTCTTTGCGGTGGTTTGTATTGAAACCTCTCATTATGTAACATTCGTAAAGGCTGGTTCGGGCCCCGATGCGCCCTGGTGTTTCTTTGATTCCATGGCGGATCGAAAAG GTGAACAGTACGGTTATAATATTCCAAAAATGATAACTGTACCCGATTTGCCACAATGGCTGTCGGAGGATGGTGCACGTACTGTTAATGAAACTTCTTCCAATGATAAAATGTTACCAGAGCATGCCAAGCGTTTGTTTTGCGATGCATACATGTGTATGTATCAAAGTACAGATGTCATGATGTATcgttaa
- the CYLD gene encoding uncharacterized protein CYLD isoform X5, which yields MDVEILSKYAVLMRNTKVRLHQSPDILIEDDGEKNNDEITVDAGALIKIFQSKTPSNSGQSSSGSKNLSTIQVLDLINKMPIFENLYECPQASLRRVDENLWPYIISIVDPEQRLRMLQDTNHCKWLVYLKINDFVSVSGEMFDRPGTNFDCIIRYIGPVTELHSVGYFFGLEILDLNSGYSPQSDKVTFATSYMQCDPLLSIFTTANWISQIPKEQQKTFSTRGIINGALEKLKSAIGPSSSLTGSVASNTSSLKRDKKAKKNKTPSAQFYDQTEDTTDSCTYNNNNNNNNNNSNNKMERSKKEPSNTAMTLNSEEFKQSIEIREKSLERRATTNTVQTQTQPQSGILKNKHKDQTKSTSIVPVSGPEIVVIHNTDIDESKRQEVIVFDKERHDVDLAEILGSDWPTTAGDAAVILNKQKLQNSNISGIAGGSSVGNNIDAAYDPPEFLPAVLDSEFMQVPCLQEVPSTDLGMGSMVEVNVPESNKHLYGVIRWIGVPPGNKNILIGVELEDDCIDKQLLTTDGGYNGISLFKCPVGRGIFVTSEQCSIDRRFLGADGGAVGNGITEAADIKSKTTNGFHEEQQTFGFMECPVVPGAVAPIKCSSLNGLEELCGNFKGIQGHHNSCYLDVTLFSMFAFTPVFDAILYRPPEKDDISHYTEVQTVLREVIVNPLRKHMFVRADRVMELRQLLDKLSSVSGLTSEEKDPEEFLNCLLSQIMRAEPFLKFNSGQDAYYYQLFVEKDERLSFPSVQQLFEQSFYSSDIKLKEVPSCLIIQMPRFGKSFKMYPRILPSQVLDVTDIIDDSPRQCSVCGKLAEYECRDCFGVLQNGIGLESTSFCPKCLETVHMHAKRSNHKNRKLSVPQDFRVMADHMTVPRLYMELFAVVCIETSHYVTFVKAGSGPDAPWCFFDSMADRKGEQYGYNIPKMITVPDLPQWLSEDGARTVNETSSNDKMLPEHAKRLFCDAYMCMYQSTDVMMYR from the exons ATGGATGTTGAAATTCTATCCAAATATGCCGTTCTCATGCGCAACACCAAAGTGCGCCTTCATCAAAGTCCCGACATTCTGATCGAAGATGACGGCGAAAAGAATAACGATGAAATCACAGTCGATGCTGGTGcactaataaaaatatttcaatcgaAAACACCTTCAAACAGTGGCCAAAGTTCTAGTGGCTCGAAAAATTTGAGTACTATTCAAGTACTTGATCTGATCAATAAAATGCCCATCTTTGAAAACCTTTACGAGTGTCCCCAGGCCAGTTTGCGACGTGTTGACGAAAATCTTTGGCCTTATATTATCAGCATTGTGGATCCCGAACAGCGTTTACGCATGCTGCAAGATACAAATCATTGCAAGTGGCTGgtgtatttaaaaatcaatgaCTTTGTCAGTGTATCGGGTGAAATGTTCGATAGACCTGGTACAAATTTCGATTGTATAATTCGTTATATAGGACCAGTTACGGAACTTCATTCTGTTGGTTACTTTTTTGGCTTGGAAATATTG GATTTAAATAGTGGTTATTCACCTCAATCGGATAAAGTGACATTTGCCACTTCATACATGCAGTGTGATCCATTATTGTCCATATTCACCACAGCTAATTGGATTTCGCAAATACccaaagaacaacaaaaaacattttctactcGTGGCATAATAAATGGTGCACTAGAAAAGCTGAAGTCTGCCATTGGTCCTAGCAGTTCTTTAACGGGAAGTGTTGCCAGCAACACCTCATCACTGAAAAGGGATAAAAAagccaagaaaaataaaacaccaTCAGCCCAGTTTTATGATCAAACAGAGGACACCACTGATAGTTGCAcctacaataataacaataacaacaacaacaacaacagcaacaataaaatgGAACGCAGCAAAAAGGAACCATCAAATACTGCCATGACACTAAACAGTGAAGAGTTCAAACAGTCTATAGAAATTcgtgaaaaaagtttggaacgTCGAGCCACTACCAATACGGTACAGACCCAAACACAACCGCAAAGtggtatattaaaaaataaacacaaagaTCAAACAAAATCTACATCTATTGTACCGGTAAGTGGTCCCGAAATTGTGGTCATACATAATACTGACATAGATGAGTCGAAACGTCAAGAAGTTATTGTTTTTGATAAGGAACGCCACGATGTCGATTTAGCAGAAATACTTGGCAGTGACTGGCCAACAACGGCTGGTGATGCTGCAGTAATCTTGAATAAACAAAAGTTACAAAACTCCAATATCTCGGGCATTGCTGGTGGCAGTTCAGTGGGTAATAACATCG ATGCAGCCTATGATCCGCCTGAATTTTTGCCCGCTGTTTTGGATAGTGAATTTATGCAAGTGCCATGCTTACAAGAGGTGCCCAGCACAGATTTAGGTATGGGCTCTATGGTCGAGGTCAATGTACCAGAGTCAAATAAACATTTGTACGGCGTTATACGTTGGATTGGCGTTCCACCTGGcaataagaatattttgattGGTGTGGAATTGGAAGATGACTGTATTGACAAACAACTTCTAACAACAGATGGCGGATATAATGGTATTTC aTTGTTTAAGTGCCCAGTTGGTCGGGGTATTTTTGTTACTAGCGAGCAGTGCTCTATTGACAGGCGATTTTTAGGGGCAGATGGTGGAGCTGTTGGCAATGGCATTACTGAAGCAGCTgatattaaatcaaaaactacAAATGGTTTTCATGAGGAACAGCAAACATTTGGTTTTATGGAATGTCCCGTTGTGCCGGGAGCAGTAGCACCTATCA aatGTTCCAGTTTGAATGGATTAGAAGAGCTATGCGGTAACTTTAAAGGCATACAAGGTCATCACAATTCATGTTATTTGGATGTCACTCTATTTTCCATGTTTGCTTTTACGCCAGTATTCGATGCAATTCTGTATAGACCTCCAGAAAAAGAT GACATTTCACACTATACCGAAGTGCAAACAGTTTTGCGAGAAGTAATTGTGAATCCTTTGCGCAAACATATGTTTGTTAGAGCTGATCGCGTAATGGAATTACGACAATTATTGGATAAACTGAGTTCAGTTAGTGGTTTGACGAGCGAAGAAAAAGATCCCGAAGAGTTTCTAAACTGTTTATTGTCACAGATCATGAGAGCAGAACCATTTCTTAAG TTTAATTCTGGCCAGGATGCCTACTATTACCAACTGTTTGTTGAGAAAGACGAACGTTTATCATTTCCCAGTGTCCAACAATTGTTCGAACAAAGTTTTTACTCATCTGATATTAAGCTGAAGGAAGTGCCTTCGTGTCTTATAATACAAATGCCTCGATTCGgtaaaagctttaaaatgtATCCGCGCATATTGCCCTCACAAGTATTGGATGTCACCGATATAATAGACGACT CGCCACGTCAATGTTCCGTTTGCGGCAAATTGGCTGAATATGAATGTCGTGATTGTTTTGGTGTGTTACAGAATGGTATTGGCTTAGAGAGTACATCATTTTGTCCCAAGTGCCTGGAAACTGTGCATATGCATGCTAAGAG ATCCAATCATAAAAATCGCAAATTATCTGTGCCACAAGATTTTCGTGTAATGGCCGATCATATGACCGTACCACGTTTGTATATGGAACTCTTTGCGGTGGTTTGTATTGAAACCTCTCATTATGTAACATTCGTAAAGGCTGGTTCGGGCCCCGATGCGCCCTGGTGTTTCTTTGATTCCATGGCGGATCGAAAAG GTGAACAGTACGGTTATAATATTCCAAAAATGATAACTGTACCCGATTTGCCACAATGGCTGTCGGAGGATGGTGCACGTACTGTTAATGAAACTTCTTCCAATGATAAAATGTTACCAGAGCATGCCAAGCGTTTGTTTTGCGATGCATACATGTGTATGTATCAAAGTACAGATGTCATGATGTATcgttaa
- the CYLD gene encoding uncharacterized protein CYLD isoform X6 translates to MDVEILSKYAVLMRNTKVRLHQSPDILIEDDGEKNNDEITVDAGALIKIFQSKTPSNSGQSSSGSKNLSTIQVLDLINKMPIFENLYECPQASLRRVDENLWPYIISIVDPEQRLRMLQDTNHCKWLVYLKINDFVSVSGEMFDRPGTNFDCIIRYIGPVTELHSVGYFFGLEILDLNSGYSPQSDKVTFATSYMQCDPLLSIFTTANWISQIPKEQQKTFSTRGIINGALEKLKSAIGPSSSLTGSVASNTSSLKRDKKAKKNKTPSAQFYDQTEDTTDSCTYNNNNNNNNNNSNNKMERSKKEPSNTAMTLNSEEFKQSIEIREKSLERRATTNTVQTQTQPQSGILKNKHKDQTKSTSIVPVSGPEIVVIHNTDIDESKRQEVIVFDKERHDVDLAEILGSDWPTTAGDAAVILNKQKLQNSNISGIAGGSSVDAAYDPPEFLPAVLDSEFMQVPCLQEVPSTDLGMGSMVEVNVPESNKHLYGVIRWIGVPPGNKNILIGVELEDDCIDKQLLTTDGGYNGISLFKCPVGRGIFVTSEQCSIDRRFLGADGGAVGNGITEAADIKSKTTNGFHEEQQTFGFMECPVVPGAVAPIKCSSLNGLEELCGNFKGIQGHHNSCYLDVTLFSMFAFTPVFDAILYRPPEKDDISHYTEVQTVLREVIVNPLRKHMFVRADRVMELRQLLDKLSSVSGLTSEEKDPEEFLNCLLSQIMRAEPFLKFNSGQDAYYYQLFVEKDERLSFPSVQQLFEQSFYSSDIKLKEVPSCLIIQMPRFGKSFKMYPRILPSQVLDVTDIIDDSPRQCSVCGKLAEYECRDCFGVLQNGIGLESTSFCPKCLETVHMHAKRSNHKNRKLSVPQDFRVMADHMTVPRLYMELFAVVCIETSHYVTFVKAGSGPDAPWCFFDSMADRKGEQYGYNIPKMITVPDLPQWLSEDGARTVNETSSNDKMLPEHAKRLFCDAYMCMYQSTDVMMYR, encoded by the exons ATGGATGTTGAAATTCTATCCAAATATGCCGTTCTCATGCGCAACACCAAAGTGCGCCTTCATCAAAGTCCCGACATTCTGATCGAAGATGACGGCGAAAAGAATAACGATGAAATCACAGTCGATGCTGGTGcactaataaaaatatttcaatcgaAAACACCTTCAAACAGTGGCCAAAGTTCTAGTGGCTCGAAAAATTTGAGTACTATTCAAGTACTTGATCTGATCAATAAAATGCCCATCTTTGAAAACCTTTACGAGTGTCCCCAGGCCAGTTTGCGACGTGTTGACGAAAATCTTTGGCCTTATATTATCAGCATTGTGGATCCCGAACAGCGTTTACGCATGCTGCAAGATACAAATCATTGCAAGTGGCTGgtgtatttaaaaatcaatgaCTTTGTCAGTGTATCGGGTGAAATGTTCGATAGACCTGGTACAAATTTCGATTGTATAATTCGTTATATAGGACCAGTTACGGAACTTCATTCTGTTGGTTACTTTTTTGGCTTGGAAATATTG GATTTAAATAGTGGTTATTCACCTCAATCGGATAAAGTGACATTTGCCACTTCATACATGCAGTGTGATCCATTATTGTCCATATTCACCACAGCTAATTGGATTTCGCAAATACccaaagaacaacaaaaaacattttctactcGTGGCATAATAAATGGTGCACTAGAAAAGCTGAAGTCTGCCATTGGTCCTAGCAGTTCTTTAACGGGAAGTGTTGCCAGCAACACCTCATCACTGAAAAGGGATAAAAAagccaagaaaaataaaacaccaTCAGCCCAGTTTTATGATCAAACAGAGGACACCACTGATAGTTGCAcctacaataataacaataacaacaacaacaacaacagcaacaataaaatgGAACGCAGCAAAAAGGAACCATCAAATACTGCCATGACACTAAACAGTGAAGAGTTCAAACAGTCTATAGAAATTcgtgaaaaaagtttggaacgTCGAGCCACTACCAATACGGTACAGACCCAAACACAACCGCAAAGtggtatattaaaaaataaacacaaagaTCAAACAAAATCTACATCTATTGTACCGGTAAGTGGTCCCGAAATTGTGGTCATACATAATACTGACATAGATGAGTCGAAACGTCAAGAAGTTATTGTTTTTGATAAGGAACGCCACGATGTCGATTTAGCAGAAATACTTGGCAGTGACTGGCCAACAACGGCTGGTGATGCTGCAGTAATCTTGAATAAACAAAAGTTACAAAACTCCAATATCTCGGGCATTGCTGGTGGCAGTTCAGTGG ATGCAGCCTATGATCCGCCTGAATTTTTGCCCGCTGTTTTGGATAGTGAATTTATGCAAGTGCCATGCTTACAAGAGGTGCCCAGCACAGATTTAGGTATGGGCTCTATGGTCGAGGTCAATGTACCAGAGTCAAATAAACATTTGTACGGCGTTATACGTTGGATTGGCGTTCCACCTGGcaataagaatattttgattGGTGTGGAATTGGAAGATGACTGTATTGACAAACAACTTCTAACAACAGATGGCGGATATAATGGTATTTC aTTGTTTAAGTGCCCAGTTGGTCGGGGTATTTTTGTTACTAGCGAGCAGTGCTCTATTGACAGGCGATTTTTAGGGGCAGATGGTGGAGCTGTTGGCAATGGCATTACTGAAGCAGCTgatattaaatcaaaaactacAAATGGTTTTCATGAGGAACAGCAAACATTTGGTTTTATGGAATGTCCCGTTGTGCCGGGAGCAGTAGCACCTATCA aatGTTCCAGTTTGAATGGATTAGAAGAGCTATGCGGTAACTTTAAAGGCATACAAGGTCATCACAATTCATGTTATTTGGATGTCACTCTATTTTCCATGTTTGCTTTTACGCCAGTATTCGATGCAATTCTGTATAGACCTCCAGAAAAAGAT GACATTTCACACTATACCGAAGTGCAAACAGTTTTGCGAGAAGTAATTGTGAATCCTTTGCGCAAACATATGTTTGTTAGAGCTGATCGCGTAATGGAATTACGACAATTATTGGATAAACTGAGTTCAGTTAGTGGTTTGACGAGCGAAGAAAAAGATCCCGAAGAGTTTCTAAACTGTTTATTGTCACAGATCATGAGAGCAGAACCATTTCTTAAG TTTAATTCTGGCCAGGATGCCTACTATTACCAACTGTTTGTTGAGAAAGACGAACGTTTATCATTTCCCAGTGTCCAACAATTGTTCGAACAAAGTTTTTACTCATCTGATATTAAGCTGAAGGAAGTGCCTTCGTGTCTTATAATACAAATGCCTCGATTCGgtaaaagctttaaaatgtATCCGCGCATATTGCCCTCACAAGTATTGGATGTCACCGATATAATAGACGACT CGCCACGTCAATGTTCCGTTTGCGGCAAATTGGCTGAATATGAATGTCGTGATTGTTTTGGTGTGTTACAGAATGGTATTGGCTTAGAGAGTACATCATTTTGTCCCAAGTGCCTGGAAACTGTGCATATGCATGCTAAGAG ATCCAATCATAAAAATCGCAAATTATCTGTGCCACAAGATTTTCGTGTAATGGCCGATCATATGACCGTACCACGTTTGTATATGGAACTCTTTGCGGTGGTTTGTATTGAAACCTCTCATTATGTAACATTCGTAAAGGCTGGTTCGGGCCCCGATGCGCCCTGGTGTTTCTTTGATTCCATGGCGGATCGAAAAG GTGAACAGTACGGTTATAATATTCCAAAAATGATAACTGTACCCGATTTGCCACAATGGCTGTCGGAGGATGGTGCACGTACTGTTAATGAAACTTCTTCCAATGATAAAATGTTACCAGAGCATGCCAAGCGTTTGTTTTGCGATGCATACATGTGTATGTATCAAAGTACAGATGTCATGATGTATcgttaa